Proteins encoded by one window of Planktothrix tepida PCC 9214:
- a CDS encoding sensor histidine kinase: protein MAWDIDSKRNVINPEFRSLSWRLLLSYLGVMMAISATSMIAVYEFFSFSLYQQLDRQLLTLADAAIHSLAEIKEQKINIKEPNYLQLDNDGDLDIPWQNIQQPSQGVEWFDQNRQRIAKAGKVFPLIDLSHYNQTYTVNNQKIRTLTLQVNQEPKVQKKIMGYVRISESTESIEMVLKKLRLGMMLGGILVSGLTAFGGMWLTKQSLKPIERSFEKLKQFTADASHELRNPLAGIRTCVEVMQSHPERIHPADIDKLKAIASGINQMTSLVEDLLLLARTDQPSISISTKWIIIPLHELLEDLVEFLSPKAEQKEVKLNLDIQSEVNLKGDGNQLWRLFLNLIENAIYYTDTGGKVMVSLEKREKWVWVCIKDTGIGISSEHLPLIFDRLWRADQARTRREGGCGLGLAIAQTLAQHHQGEITVTSELGKGSCFMVRFPSLPNP from the coding sequence ATGGCTTGGGATATCGACTCAAAACGCAACGTGATTAATCCTGAATTTAGATCTTTAAGCTGGCGGTTATTACTCTCCTATTTAGGGGTGATGATGGCAATCTCTGCAACTTCAATGATTGCTGTCTATGAATTTTTTTCCTTTAGTTTATATCAACAACTAGACCGTCAATTACTAACCTTAGCAGATGCAGCTATTCATAGTTTAGCAGAAATAAAAGAACAGAAAATAAATATTAAAGAGCCTAATTATCTGCAATTAGATAATGATGGGGATTTAGATATTCCTTGGCAAAATATTCAGCAACCGAGTCAAGGAGTTGAATGGTTTGATCAGAACCGCCAACGAATTGCTAAAGCAGGGAAAGTTTTTCCTCTTATTGATTTATCCCATTATAATCAAACTTATACCGTCAATAATCAGAAAATTCGTACCCTAACTTTACAAGTGAACCAAGAACCCAAAGTACAAAAAAAAATTATGGGTTATGTCCGAATCAGTGAGTCTACAGAATCTATTGAAATGGTACTCAAAAAATTAAGATTAGGGATGATGTTGGGGGGAATTTTAGTATCAGGATTAACAGCTTTTGGAGGAATGTGGTTAACCAAACAATCTTTAAAACCCATTGAACGAAGCTTTGAAAAACTCAAACAATTTACCGCCGATGCGTCCCATGAATTGAGAAATCCTTTAGCGGGAATTAGAACTTGTGTAGAAGTTATGCAAAGTCATCCCGAACGCATTCATCCGGCTGATATTGATAAATTAAAAGCCATCGCTAGTGGTATCAATCAAATGACAAGCTTAGTAGAAGATTTATTACTCCTAGCGCGCACAGATCAACCCTCTATTTCTATCAGTACAAAGTGGATAATTATTCCTCTCCATGAACTGTTAGAAGATTTAGTCGAATTTCTCTCTCCTAAAGCTGAACAAAAAGAAGTTAAGTTAAACTTAGATATTCAGAGTGAAGTCAACTTAAAAGGCGATGGAAATCAACTTTGGCGATTATTCCTAAACTTAATTGAAAATGCAATTTATTATACTGATACTGGGGGAAAAGTTATGGTATCATTAGAAAAAAGAGAAAAATGGGTTTGGGTGTGCATCAAAGATACGGGAATTGGGATTTCTTCTGAACATTTACCCTTAATTTTTGATCGGTTATGGCGTGCTGATCAAGCTCGAACTCGACGAGAAGGCGGATGTGGGTTAGGATTAGCGATCGCTCAAACTTTAGCCCAACATCATCAAGGAGAAATTACCGTTACCAGTGAATTAGGAAAGGGTAGCTGTTTTATGGTGCGTTTTCCCAGTCTACCTAATCCCTAA
- a CDS encoding PepSY-associated TM helix domain-containing protein yields the protein MQNLQFRKFHRKIAPIVFIPLFLTAFTGMTYRLGRNLMGLSEEKADFLLIIHQGEFLGEGLVPIYVLLVGLGLIAMIVTGLTMVRLAQEKRKNAPKNSPLNARKIHQILAPIVFLPLFLSASTGILYRLGDSWFHIPDKISELLLRVHQGTYFGSFGRTIYVALIGLGLIAMLITGLNLTGIFRKKRAKISE from the coding sequence ATGCAAAATCTTCAATTTCGGAAATTTCATCGTAAAATTGCACCGATTGTATTTATTCCTTTATTTTTAACAGCCTTTACCGGAATGACTTATCGTTTGGGCAGAAATTTGATGGGGCTGTCAGAAGAAAAAGCAGATTTTTTACTGATTATTCATCAAGGGGAATTTCTAGGAGAAGGGTTAGTTCCGATTTATGTATTATTGGTAGGTTTGGGACTCATTGCTATGATTGTCACCGGATTAACAATGGTTCGGTTAGCACAAGAAAAACGTAAAAATGCCCCAAAAAACTCACCTTTAAATGCCAGAAAAATTCATCAAATATTAGCACCAATTGTATTCTTACCTTTATTTTTGAGTGCATCAACGGGCATTTTGTATCGACTTGGGGATAGTTGGTTTCATATTCCCGATAAGATTTCTGAACTCTTATTAAGAGTTCACCAAGGTACTTATTTCGGCTCCTTTGGAAGAACCATTTACGTTGCTTTAATAGGTTTAGGATTAATTGCTATGTTAATTACAGGGCTTAATCTAACCGGAATTTTTCGTAAAAAACGGGCTAAAATTTCAGAATAA